In Thermococcus sp. 21S7, the genomic window CACCTCCATGCTCCTCCTGTGGAAGGCCATCCCCTCTATCTCCGCCAGCCTCAGTCCAAGCTCCCTCTCGGCGAGGAACTCCTCCCTGCTCACCTGGGCGATGCTTATCGGCTTGAGGAAGTCCCTAACCGTCAGGACACCGCTGAACTTCGCCGCTCCTCCGGTCGGCAGGACGTGGTTGACGCCGAGGAAGTAGTCCGCTGCCGGAACGGGCGTGTATGGGCCGAGATAGATTGCACCGGCGTTCTCGATCAGGTCAACGAGCTCCATGGGCCGGGCGGTGATTATCTCAAGGTGCTCCGGTGCTATCTCGTTGGCCTTCTCGGCGCACTCCTCAAGGCTCTCGCAGAGTACGACCTCTATCCCCTCGCGCGAGCAGTATTCGGCAAGTTCTTTTGAAGTGGTCAGGAGCCACGCCCTGCTGTCCTTCCCGTGCTCAAGCTGACTGAGGAGGTCGGCCAGGACGTAGTCTTTCTCCGCCGTCCCGTCCGCTATCACCGCTATCTCCGACGGCCCGGCGAGGCTGTCTATTCCAACAGCTCCAAAGACCTGCCTCTTGGCCTCGTTGACGAACCTGTTTCCGGGCCCGAATATCTTGTCCACCTTCTTCATGCCGATGCCGTAGGCCATCGCCCCTATGGCCTGAACGCCGCCCAGCTTGTAGACCTCATCGATACCGAGAAGCCTGGCCACGTAGAGCACGTAGGGGTTCACCTTACCGTCTTTCGGCGGAATTGCCACCGCTATCTCCCTGACGCCCGCTATCTTTGCCGGCACCCCCACCATCATCAGCGTCGATGGCAGCGGCTTCCCGCCGGGGACGTAGATTCCTATCCTCCTTATCGGACGGTATATCAGGCCGTATAGGGAGCCGTTCTTGAGGAACAGTCTCTCCCTCTCCATCTGCCTCTCGTGGTACTCCCACAGACGCTCTATTGTGCGGAGGATTATCTCACGGTCTTTTTCTGGTATGCTTTCCACGGCCTCCTCGAATTCCTCTTCGGTTACGCGGAAAGGCCCTTCATAGCCGTCGAACTTCTTCGAGTACTCCCTGACGGCTTCGATACCCCTCTCGCGGATGTCCTTCAGCATTCCGGCGACGTAGCTCTCAAGGTCAAAATCCATTCCTAATCACCTCCTTTATTGCGAAGACAAGCTCGTTTATCTCCTCAAACTTTGTTTTCTGGGCTATCCTGTTCACGAAGAGCAGGGCGGAAACGTCCATTATCTTCTCCACCTCTGCGAGCCCGTTGGCGCGGAGCGTGTTTCCGGTCTCGACGATGTCCACTATCGCGTCGGCTATTCCTATCTTCGGCGCCAGCTCAATGCTCCCGTGGAGCTTCAGGACCTCCACCTCCACGTTAAGGCCCTCAAAGAAGCGCCTCGTTATCCTGGGGTACTTGGTGGCTATCCTGTAACCGTCCATCTCCTCGGGCTCAACGACCCTTTCCGCCGGCATGGCCAGGCTCAGCCGACACTTTCCGAATGGGAGCTCAAGGGGTATGAGGACGTCGCTTCCGCGCTCCTCCACGACATCGCTCCCGGAGATGCCGACATCGATTCCGTACTCAACGTAAACCGGAACGTCAAAAGCTCTCGCAAGGAGAACCTCGTAGTTGCCGACCCTCTCGATGAGCCTCCTCTCAGCCGGAACCCTCAGCTCGATCCCGGCCTTTCTGAGGACTTCCAGAGAACCCTGAAGGAGCCTTCCCTTGGGGAGGACGAACCTTATTGGGGAGCCGTTGGAACGCTTCATTCACTCCACCTCCACCGGAATGCCCATCCTCACGAGCCTCTTGGCTTCTGCAAAGACTTCCTTGGGTTCTCCGCTCAGCTTTTTCCGGTTCCTGTCCCCCTTTTTCTTAAAGAGCTTCGAGAGCGCCCCCATATCGAAGGCAAAGCCAAACGCCGGTTTCCCTTTGAACGTATACTCCCCGCCCCCGCCGAGCGGCTTTCCCAGTTCGGGCGAGTAGACCTCGAAGAGTATGTCGCGGTAGTAGGGGAGCGGCCTGACCGTGCCGAAGTCGATGAAGAGCCTCTCGTCGTTAACTGCCTCAACTATTCTGTCGAGCTTCCCGTAGCCGCTCTCCTTTCCCCAAAAGTTGAAAAGCTTCCACAGCTCCTCCTTTTTCTCTTTGCCTATCTGGAGACGCTCTATTATCTCGAAATTCCTTCTCACAAGTGCCCTGTAGATTTCCCCCCGGAACTCCTTCACGTCCTCGGTGGCCCTCTCCCAGACCTTCAGGCTTCCGATGTCTATGTAGAACTCCTCTATTCCCACGGCTTCGAGGGCAGTTATGACCGCGAGAAGAACCTCGGCGGCCATCTTCGTGACGTCCCCGCCTATGTACTCCACCCCGGCCTGCCACTGCCCCCTTATGCCGCCGTCAAGCACTTCGCTGATGTAGTAGACCTTGAGCTTCTCGGGAGGTTCCTTGGTGTTCTCAAGTATCTGCGACGTTATGTCGGGTTTTATAACGTAGAATTCGTTGTTGTACGCGAATTTTGTTCCTTTCCTCAGATTCTCGCTGTACTCCTCGATGGCGGGGAGGAAAATCTCGCGGTAGCCCCAC contains:
- the hisG gene encoding ATP phosphoribosyltransferase; amino-acid sequence: MRFVLPKGRLLQGSLEVLRKAGIELRVPAERRLIERVGNYEVLLARAFDVPVYVEYGIDVGISGSDVVEERGSDVLIPLELPFGKCRLSLAMPAERVVEPEEMDGYRIATKYPRITRRFFEGLNVEVEVLKLHGSIELAPKIGIADAIVDIVETGNTLRANGLAEVEKIMDVSALLFVNRIAQKTKFEEINELVFAIKEVIRNGF
- the hisD gene encoding histidinol dehydrogenase produces the protein MDFDLESYVAGMLKDIRERGIEAVREYSKKFDGYEGPFRVTEEEFEEAVESIPEKDREIILRTIERLWEYHERQMERERLFLKNGSLYGLIYRPIRRIGIYVPGGKPLPSTLMMVGVPAKIAGVREIAVAIPPKDGKVNPYVLYVARLLGIDEVYKLGGVQAIGAMAYGIGMKKVDKIFGPGNRFVNEAKRQVFGAVGIDSLAGPSEIAVIADGTAEKDYVLADLLSQLEHGKDSRAWLLTTSKELAEYCSREGIEVVLCESLEECAEKANEIAPEHLEIITARPMELVDLIENAGAIYLGPYTPVPAADYFLGVNHVLPTGGAAKFSGVLTVRDFLKPISIAQVSREEFLAERELGLRLAEIEGMAFHRRSMEVRK
- a CDS encoding ATP phosphoribosyltransferase regulatory subunit → MRNGLLAESEKLSEIGKYLRRTFELWGYREIFLPAIEEYSENLRKGTKFAYNNEFYVIKPDITSQILENTKEPPEKLKVYYISEVLDGGIRGQWQAGVEYIGGDVTKMAAEVLLAVITALEAVGIEEFYIDIGSLKVWERATEDVKEFRGEIYRALVRRNFEIIERLQIGKEKKEELWKLFNFWGKESGYGKLDRIVEAVNDERLFIDFGTVRPLPYYRDILFEVYSPELGKPLGGGGEYTFKGKPAFGFAFDMGALSKLFKKKGDRNRKKLSGEPKEVFAEAKRLVRMGIPVEVE